The DNA window CTCCAGTGTCTTCAtccattcccattatttttcttctgcctggAAATAGGTGAACTCACCTATGTCACTACATTAGATACAAAGGCTAGCACTTCAGATTTCTTAAAAACAATCACTCTGAGTTTGGAAAACTGGTTTTAAAACATACCAAGAAATACTAAACATAAATGTGTAAAGCAGGAATTCATACCTTTAAACATCAATAAGAATGAGCTTATTTGGAGAgcaataaagctttttttttaaaggatataCTGACTAGCTATAGGTAAATTCCTCTTTCCCTGATTGCTTGGTGAGCTCAGCCAGGCTCAGTGCCTTGCAGCTTTGCAGATTTTGTCATACACTTCTGGAAAGGCATCCTTGCAattcatctcctccctcagcttGTGGTACAACGAGCCATCAAACATATCCCAGAACTCCTCACGGGTCATGTAACAATCTGCATACAGCATCTGGAAactggagagaagggaaagacAAGAGACAGAGattcagtgttaaaaaaaaaaattcagtgcaAGTTATGAATAGCAAATacttaacaaaacaaaaacatcaacaatgctttttaaaaacaaacaaatacaaTAGCTCTCATGGATTATGTTGGGACACTCAGCCAATTATGTTGTATGgatttagtatttttttctgcctatTTTTTTAGGATTCATGTAGGTACAGTCACAGAATCTCATATTTGCCTGCATTATAATATCCATTCAAGGCAGATGTAACAATACATCCTTTgactttttcatttctctggaCATTAAGAACAGAACTAAGAAGGCAAAATGAGACCAGGCCAAGAAGATAAATCCATAGTGCAAACAAAGCATGGTGTAACAAAGGTCCATTTACAAATTAAATCCTTCTTCAGCTGTGGACTCTTCCTCACTCCCACAGTGTGCTCTCTAAGCTGCAGCTACCACCAGAGtacagcagcaaaacacaacCTAACATAGAAGCTCTATTGTTTTGTGTGATTATGAAACTGGAAGATTAAGCATTTATCCATTGTTCATTTCCCAGTGACAGGTAGAAAACAGACCAAACTTTGTCAGTAAAgagctttaaataaaaatcttaatttcaagttaatgaaaaaaaagcttaaaattaaCTTTGGGTTGCTTTGTTCTCTGGCAAATCACTTCCTGCAGCTTGAAGTCATTTGCAGTCCCCAAATCATCTCGAAGCAGCCTTGCCATTATTGCTCAGCCACATGGGACATGATCACTGTTAGACTGAGAAGTAGGTCAAAACAGAAATGGGGATAAATTAGACTGATGGTGTAAAAATACCATGTAGTTGCTTTTTGTTCCTGAAAAACcagcctgtggctgctcctccacTGACACCGCTCCAGCAAATTCGGCTGGCTCGAGTCCGTGACAGATGGTGGGCACATGCCTCACGCCCACTGTGGTCCTGTGCAAGCAGAAGCCAGGCAGGGAAAAGGAAGCTCTGGAGCACAAGTTTTGAGGGAGGGAAGAGCCACCAGCACACAGGGACTGAGtgactgcagggacagccaagGCTGCCCCCTGGGCAAGGACAGCCCGGTGCAAGGACGGGGCCGAGCGGCTCCGTGATGCTGCAAGGACTGCACGGAGAACAGTCCCAAGGGCAGCCAGGGAAGCTGTCCAAACTTTTGGGATTCCTGAATGATTCATTCCTTGGAATGAATATTCCAAGGATGTATTTTGTAGCAGCAgactctgctcccagagcagcctggagctgaaAGGTGATCTGAACTCACCCAGCTCCCAACTACACCACAGTGACTTCAGCCACTGtgtccttttgtttgtttggttttgcaaTCAAATAATAAAGTGAAATCATATTTTAAACACACCTaaattagaaatttaaattaGTTTTCAATTACTGTGGTTGTTAAATTAATGCAGTATTAAATATTAAAGTTCTGTGGGATAAATATCTGTGATTAAACCACATGGGTGTGAATTATATGTGACATTATCAGTGTTCTGAGGGGTGGGGTCCTTACCCGTGCACACTTCTTACAAACTTTTCCATCTGCCTCATTGAAGCCCTGGCTTCAAACTGTTTGCTTTTGGGCTCTCCATAAGCTCCTATATCCACGTAGAGTTCAGCTTCATTTCCTTTGGGATGGACCATACCAGGATTGTTGGGCAATATGAAAGGACACAACCAAAGAGGGtacacctgcagggacagcaaaaCACTTTATCACTTATTTTTTAACACAATCATCCTTTAAGATCTTTAATAAATGTGGCAAAATAAAGTGTTAAGAGAACTTTCTCCCAGTCTTGGACTGGAACTTTTGCTTTCAGCTCTTCCTTCTCAGCTGTCCTGGTGTTGTATTTAGCTGTACTCTCTAATGACCATAACACAAACAGATTGAAAATGTCCTCCTAGAATTAAATCTCCTCTccttaaatatttgaaattaaaagggaaaaaaaatccaaaaccaccCACAAATAAACCACCCCTGATCTCAAACCAACAACTGAATAAACATTCTGAGCAAAACGAGAAGGaagggttttcttttccaggtcAGTCCAAAACTGAAATTATCAAAATTGAAATTCTACACTaactaaaataaattcagaaataaaagcaagaaagagaaatgaagcTCCACAGTTGGTGCTTGGTGCTTGAGACCACCAATCATTTTAGGTGAAGTTCAAATTTTAGTAAGTGATAAAATCTTTCAGAAGTGTCAGCTTCTACCAAAGCTTGAATCTTTTATttaatgtttctctttttcagaaagctgtgtttatttctgctgcagccttgCATCATGGACTCACAAAGCACAGCACTCCCCAGGACACAATAATGACCTTTTGCACAAGCAGGATATTATGTCTTAACATCAGCAGTCCCAGTCCTTATCACAAACAACCCAAGATTTGCTGAGTTCTAAGGAGATGAGTTCTTACATTAAGGTCAACGTGGAAGGTCTGGATTGATTTTTCAAGGCTCTTTATTGGCACCAGCATGTCCTGCACAACGTGGTGCTGCTCATACAGCTTCCTAATGGCTTCTCCTTGGGTGAGCTTCAGCagagagatttttggggggaccATCCAGCCAAACAGGTAACGGAACACGGGGTTATTGCCAAAAGGAATGATATCCttcaaagaggaaagaaaaaaactctgACTGAAGGATGTGTAACTGGACCAAAAGAACACTTCAGAGCCCTCAGGGCAATATTAAGCCAGATTTTCAATAAATTTAATTGGTGATACTTTGCTGAAGTACTAGAACACAAATTAGCAAATTAGAGGGGCCTGGGCTGCACTTGGCTACAGAGCCTTGCCCCAAGCCTCCTCTGGTTCCCACTGATTTGCAGTAGTATGAATCACAACATACCCAGccccaaataattttaaaaaataaaaagagcaacAGGCTATTATCTTGCAACAGCCAAGGGAGGAGTGTAAATGGAGCTAACTTTACAGAAGTTTTGCAAGAATAGCCAAATTTCTCAATAGCATTTTAAAGCTGTAAAATCTTAATTACCACCCGCGCAGACAACTGCTGTTTAccttctgcaggagctgaaagGATCTGGTACCTCACTCCAGAGATTCAAAATGTAGTAACAGGAATATTTCAGAATGCCAAATCAAGTTTTGTGTAACTACACACGACAATAAACACATTTATGAAATTCTAAGTAATGACCTGATTACGTAATTCCTTTAGGTGGGGCAGTTTTTCAGCCAGAATTTCACATTCATGTTTTTCCCACCATCTGAGTTTGGAAATCACTCAGTGGTGATTTAATGCTGAAATACATACTTAAGACCTAAATTCAGAAAAGCACTAAACCAAAAATTAGGAGCTTCTGATACAACACCTTATGTGTCAAAAAGCGCCTTTGGATTTGCTGCACTCAAATGCAGGACTTGTAATTTTGCCATAAactttgccatttttttctgtcattaaaGACAGAAGTTGGTGCCAAGGGGAAGAAGGTACATTGTACCTACACTGTGAAGGGGCAGGGTACTTTCCTGCAGATATATTTGAATTTTGGAACTGGTCTTACTTGGAGCTCCCAGAAGATACTGCGAGTGTGTCTGTGGTAATAATGTCTGGAAGGAATGTACTCCACTCCAGTCCTGTCAGCTTTCAAATACTTCTCCACATGCTTAAAGAACCATGGCTTGTAGTAGTTGCCAATTCTGTTTATCTACAAGAAAACAAGAATTCATCAGGTAAGAGTTACACCTTGCCAGACAGAGTAcatccccaaattcctttcCTGGGAGGAATCTCTGTTATATCCTCTGGATAAGATTGTCACAAGGCATTTTGGGAGCCTTCACCCCACTTGCAAGGCTCCTTCTTAGCTTCCTTGCAATTAAGGTTTAAGTAAGGCTTCCACTGACAAGCTGTTTAAGAGCCCACAAATGTGACAGAACTGAATTCCTAAAATGCCAATCTCTAACCCCATCATTAATCCAAAATCTCACATGGCAGAGAGGAAACATCCAGGTGGAGGGCTGCATGAACACTTAGCATGACCCTGCTGTGCAAGTCCCTGATGTGTTTTTATTGATATTAACAGCATTAAAAGCTTGCTAGGAAGAGTTACTGTGAATAAGTGCAGTTCAAAGCAGCATTGTTCAGTCTATGAGAAAAgatccttctcttcctcctcctcagaacAATGAAATCAGTGGGTCAGTTCTCACCAATAAAAGAGATTTAGAGAACACATTCTGTCATTGTAGGAATTAAAACATTCTGATGGACTGATCCAAATTTTAATTCTATGTTAAGAGAGTGTTCCAATTCTATAATGGTTTTATCCTAGTACAGCTTCAGTTagattttgggagaattttttaTTGTGAGTAACTTCCCTTTAGTTACCTTGCTTTGCTCAGCTTCATCAGTCAGGACTCCTGTCATGATGACTGCTTCATCCAAGGAATACATAAGTCCTTCCACAAAattattctcctttttcttaGACTCTTCAGTGAACTTCTCACAAATCTTCTGCAGTCCTCTCACTGGCTCATAATGTATTTTGACATATTTCTTGGCAGgaaccatttttatttctgctgcaaCCAGGAAACCCAGAGTACCACAAGACCAAGGCACTGCATAAAATAGGTCTGAGTTTTCAGTCTGCAAAAAGTATGTATGTCATACTAAATCATATATCCACACCAATAACTGTCAATGACATTGT is part of the Zonotrichia leucophrys gambelii isolate GWCS_2022_RI chromosome 8, RI_Zleu_2.0, whole genome shotgun sequence genome and encodes:
- the DHCR24 gene encoding delta(24)-sterol reductase, which produces MERERAVGVMSALWSVGAGLLLLLLWVRHRGLEAVLVHHRWVFVCFFLLPLSILFDIYYQLRAWAVWRLHSAPRQHAQRVRHIQEQVREWKKEGSRRYMCTGRPGWLTVSLRVGKYKKTHKNIMINLMDVLEVDSERQVVRVEPLVSMGQLTAYLNPMGWTIPVVPELDDLTVGGLIMGTGIESSSHIYGLFQHTCVAYELVLADGSLVRCSPTENSDLFYAVPWSCGTLGFLVAAEIKMVPAKKYVKIHYEPVRGLQKICEKFTEESKKKENNFVEGLMYSLDEAVIMTGVLTDEAEQSKINRIGNYYKPWFFKHVEKYLKADRTGVEYIPSRHYYHRHTRSIFWELQDIIPFGNNPVFRYLFGWMVPPKISLLKLTQGEAIRKLYEQHHVVQDMLVPIKSLEKSIQTFHVDLNVYPLWLCPFILPNNPGMVHPKGNEAELYVDIGAYGEPKSKQFEARASMRQMEKFVRSVHGFQMLYADCYMTREEFWDMFDGSLYHKLREEMNCKDAFPEVYDKICKAARH